A part of Primulina eburnea isolate SZY01 chromosome 10, ASM2296580v1, whole genome shotgun sequence genomic DNA contains:
- the LOC140803599 gene encoding uncharacterized protein: protein MSDLRRNGSVPTLPLPRPKSPPKYPDLYGKRRELAKIQILERDIGFLEEELKAVEGLPPASRSCKEVADFVAANADPLIPTTKKISRSRRFWKWLCGGLSCFSISWIFCCCQHCVCDLEMPHCPECNTCRCRNTCLSCRIPKCQCFSCWNSPCFDDCTCRLPRCCIPEFTSCLSWPSCFSCFSWPSCLTCSCSCANPCSIPCSCPSIQCRYPKCLKVKYPKCLEVNVCSYCDKNCCYPCYFCY from the exons ATGTCTGATTTAAGGAGAAATGGCTCTGTGCCAACGCTACCGCTGCCGCGGCCTAAATCGCCGCCCAAGTACCCTGATTTGTACGGGAAACGGCGGGAGTTGGCcaagattcagattttggagaggGACATTGGTTTTCTTGAG GAAGAGCTGAAAGCTGTTGAAGGCCTTCCACCGGCTTCAAGATCTTGTAAAGA GGTTGCAGATTTCGTGGCAGCCAATGCAGATCCTTTAATACCTAC AACCAAGAAGATTAGCAGATCACGCCGCTTCTGGAAATGGCTCTGCGG tgGATTATCATGCTTCAGTATATCATGGATTTTCTGTTGCTGTCAACACTGCGTGTGCGATCTTGAGATGCCACACTGCCCCGAATGCAATACATGTCGTTGCAGAAACACATGTTTGAGCTGCCGAATCCCAAAATGTCAATGTTTTTCGTGCTGGAATAGCCCATGTTTCGACGACTGTACATGTAGATTGCCTCGCTGCTGCATTCCCGAGTTTACTTCGTGCTTAAGTTGGCCTTCGTGTTTCTCGTGTTTCTCTTGGCCTTCGTGCTTAACGTGCTCTTGTTCTTGTGCGAACCCCTGCTCTATCCCGTGCTCTTGTCCGAGCATTCAGTGTAGATATCCTAAATGTCTCAAGGTAAAATATCCTAAATGTCTTGAGGTAAATGTATGTTCGTATTGTGACAAAAACTGCTGCTACCCTTGCTACTTTTGTTATtag
- the LOC140842705 gene encoding serine/threonine-protein kinase RIPK-like, translating to MAVKKKVKWQDYFPNCFKPEGPKPDPKKSVLKQQPSFQRISLSDLSSSTVLSEDLSASLVGSNLHVFTLQELKVITQSFSSSNFLGEGGFGPVHKGFIDDKIRPGLKAQPVAVKLLDLDGSQGHREWLTEVIYLGQLRHPNLVKLIGYCCEEEHRLLVYEYMARGSLENQLFRRFSVSLPWPTRVKIAIGAARGLAFLHEAEKPVIFRDFKASNILLDSDFTAKLSDFGLAKDGPEGDDTHVSTRVMGTQGYAAPEYILTGHLTAASDVYSFGVLLLELLTGRKSLDKTRPPREQNLAEWARPMLKSPRKFGRIIDPRLEGQYSELGVQKAAELAYHCLSHRPKLRPIISEVIKVLEPLKDLEDLQIGTFVFAVSTDSDHSPKELVKKESSQLHDHRRNRPNEGCRNGAKSPVSFAENARQHDRKKGSNSPANYGLKRS from the exons ATGGCGGTTAAGAAGAAGGTGAAATGGCAAGACTATTTCCCGAACTGTTTCAAGCCTGAGGGCCCGAAGCCGGATCCAAAGAAGTCTGTTTTGAAACAGCAGCCATCGTTCCAAAGGATTTCGCTATCCGATTTGAGCAGCTCCACGGTACTGTCGGAGGATCTGTCGGCCTCGTTGGTGGGATCCAATCTACATGTGTTCACTCTTCAGGAGCTGAAGGTGATCACGCAGAGCTTCTCGTCCAGTAATTTTCTCGGGGAGGGCGGGTTCGGGCCGGTGCACAAGGGGTTCATCGATGATAAGATTAGGCCCGGTTTGAAGGCTCAGCCCGTTGCCGTCAAGCTCCTGGATTTGGATGGTTCTCAAGGCCATAGAGAATGGCTG ACTGAAGTGATTTATCTCGGGCAATTGAGACATCCGAATTTGGTGAAGTTGATTGGATATTGTTGCGAAGAAGAACATAGGCTTCTTGTCTACGAATACATGGCACGAGGGAGCCTAGAAAATCAACTTTTCAGAA GATTTTCAGTTTCACTTCCATGGCCAACGAGAGTAAAAATTGCTATCGGCGCTGCTAGAGGACTTGCCTTTCTCCATGAAGCAGAAAAACCCGTCATATTCCGCGATTTCAAGGCTTCAAATATCCTGTTAGACTCT GATTTTACGGCGAAATTATCGGATTTCGGACTTGCCAAAGACGGTCCAGAAGGTGATGATACGCATGTTTCCACCCGAGTGATGGGCACACAAGGTTATGCTGCGCCAGAATACATACTGACAG GTCATTTGACAGCTGCTAGTGATGTTTACAGTTTCGGGGTACTGCTCTTGGAGCTTCTAACTGGTCGGAAATCGTTAGACAAAACCCGTCCTCCGAGAGAACAAAATCTGGCAGAATGGGCAAGGCCAATGCTAAAATCTCCCCGAAAATTCGGCCGTATAATCGATCCAAGACTCGAGGGGCAGTACTCAGAACTCGGAGTTCAAAAGGCAGCAGAATTAGCTTATCATTGCTTAAGCCATCGGCCGAAACTTAGGCCGATTATAAGTGAAGTGATCAAAGTTTTGGAGCCGTTGAAAGACCTTGAAGACTTGCAAATCGGTACTTTCGTTTTTGCTGTTTCGACTGATAGTGATCATTCGCCGAAAGAACTTGTTAAGAAGGAGAGTTCTCAGTTGCATGATCATCGCAGGAATAGGCCAAATGAAGGGTGTAGAAACGGAGCGAAATCCCCCGTTTCGTTCGCTGAAAATGCGCGACAACATGATCGTAAAAAAGGGTCGAATTCGCCTGCGAATTATGGTTTAAAGAGATCATGA